One part of the Streptomyces lienomycini genome encodes these proteins:
- a CDS encoding adenosine deaminase: protein MERVRDVSELPKAHLHLHFTGSMRPTTLLELADKHGVRLPETLTEALGRGESPKLRATDERGWFRFQRLYDAARSCLQEPEDIQRLVREAAEEDLKDGSGWLEIQVDPTSYAPRLGGLIPALEIILDAVETTVRDTGIGMRVLVAANRMKHPLDARTLARLAVRYAERGVVGFGLSNDERRGMARDFDRAFAIARDGGLLSAPHGGELTGPASVRDCLDDLEADRIGHGVRAAEDPRLLKRLADRQVTCEVCPASNVALGVYEKPEDVPLRKLFEAGVPMALGADDPLLFGSRLAAQYEIAREHHGFTDAELAELARQSVRGSAAPEKVKGQLLAGVDDWLAE, encoded by the coding sequence ATGGAGCGTGTACGTGATGTCTCTGAACTGCCCAAGGCCCATCTCCACCTGCACTTCACCGGGTCGATGCGGCCCACCACCCTGCTGGAACTGGCCGACAAGCACGGCGTCCGGCTGCCCGAGACGCTGACCGAGGCGCTGGGCCGCGGCGAGTCGCCGAAGCTGCGGGCGACGGACGAGCGGGGCTGGTTCCGCTTCCAGCGGCTGTACGACGCGGCGCGGTCGTGCCTCCAGGAGCCGGAGGACATCCAGCGGCTGGTGCGCGAGGCCGCGGAGGAGGACCTGAAGGACGGGTCGGGGTGGCTGGAGATCCAGGTCGACCCGACGTCGTACGCACCGCGGCTGGGCGGGCTGATCCCGGCGCTGGAGATCATCCTGGACGCGGTGGAGACGACCGTGCGGGACACCGGGATCGGGATGCGGGTGCTGGTGGCCGCGAACCGGATGAAGCACCCGCTGGACGCGCGGACGCTGGCGCGGCTGGCGGTGCGGTACGCGGAGCGGGGCGTGGTCGGCTTCGGGCTGTCCAACGACGAACGGCGCGGGATGGCGCGGGACTTCGACCGGGCGTTCGCGATCGCGCGGGACGGGGGGCTGCTGTCCGCGCCGCACGGGGGTGAGCTGACCGGCCCCGCGTCGGTGCGTGACTGCCTGGACGACCTGGAGGCGGACCGGATCGGGCACGGCGTACGGGCGGCGGAGGATCCGCGGCTGCTGAAGCGGCTGGCGGACCGGCAGGTGACGTGCGAGGTGTGCCCCGCGTCGAACGTCGCGCTGGGCGTGTACGAGAAGCCGGAGGACGTGCCGCTGCGGAAGCTGTTCGAGGCGGGAGTCCCGATGGCGCTGGGCGCGGACGACCCGCTGCTGTTCGGGTCGCGGCTCGCCGCCCAGTACGAGATCGCGCGCGAGCACCACGGGTTCACCGACGCTGAGCTGGCGGAGCTGGCGCGGCAGTCGGTGCGGGGGTCGGCGGCGCCGGAGAAGGTGAAGGGGCAGCTGTTGGCGGGGGTGGACGACTGGCTTGCGGAGTAG
- the rplA gene encoding 50S ribosomal protein L1: MSKRSKSLRAADAKIDRDKQYAPLEAVRLAKETSTSKFDGTVEVAFRLGVDPRKADQMVRGTVNLPHGTGKTARVLVFATGDRAEAARAAGADIVGADELIDEVSKGRLDFDAVVATPDLMGKVGRLGRVLGPRGLMPNPKTGTVTPDVTKAVTEIKGGKIEFRVDKHSNLHFIIGKTSFDDTKLVENYGAALEEILRLKPSAAKGRYIKKAAISTTMGPGIPLDSNRTRNLLVEEDPAAV, encoded by the coding sequence GTGAGCAAGCGCAGCAAGTCTCTCCGCGCTGCGGACGCCAAGATCGACCGGGACAAGCAGTACGCCCCGCTCGAGGCCGTCCGTCTCGCCAAGGAGACCTCCACGTCCAAGTTCGACGGCACCGTCGAGGTCGCCTTCCGCCTGGGTGTCGACCCGCGCAAGGCCGACCAGATGGTCCGTGGCACCGTGAACCTCCCGCACGGCACCGGCAAGACCGCCCGGGTCCTGGTCTTCGCGACCGGTGACCGTGCCGAGGCCGCGCGTGCCGCGGGCGCCGACATCGTCGGCGCCGACGAACTGATCGACGAGGTGTCGAAGGGCCGTCTGGACTTCGACGCCGTCGTCGCCACCCCGGACCTCATGGGCAAGGTCGGCCGCCTCGGCCGCGTGCTCGGTCCCCGTGGTCTCATGCCGAACCCCAAGACCGGCACCGTGACCCCGGACGTGACCAAGGCCGTCACCGAGATCAAGGGCGGCAAGATCGAGTTCCGCGTCGACAAGCACTCGAACCTGCACTTCATCATCGGCAAGACGTCGTTCGACGACACCAAGCTGGTGGAGAACTACGGTGCGGCGCTGGAGGAGATCCTCCGTCTGAAGCCGTCCGCCGCCAAGGGCCGCTACATCAAGAAGGCCGCCATCAGCACCACGATGGGCCCCGGCATTCCGCTCGACTCCAACCGCACCCGCAACCTCCTCGTCGAGGAGGACCCGGCCGCGGTCTGA
- the nusG gene encoding transcription termination/antitermination protein NusG produces MSDPNVNDAIEPVESVEDEPGTLEGADNEDTEASAEAEAADDTVVEEAEADSDETADADETAEAADADADEAGTEEPAAEEPDLDPIEKLRQELRVLPGEWYVIHTYAGYENRVKTNLEQRAVSLNVEDYIFQAEVPQEEVVQIKNGDRKTIRQNKLPGYVLVRMDLTNESWGVVRNTPGVTGFVGNAYDPYPLTLDEIVKMLAPEAEEKAAREAAEAEGKPAPQRKVEVQVLDFEVGDSVTVTDGPFATLQATINEINADSKKVKGLVEIFGRETPVELSFDQIQKN; encoded by the coding sequence GTGTCTGACCCGAACGTGAACGACGCCATCGAGCCGGTCGAGTCCGTCGAGGACGAGCCCGGCACCCTCGAGGGCGCCGACAACGAGGACACCGAGGCCTCCGCCGAGGCCGAGGCTGCCGACGACACCGTCGTCGAGGAAGCGGAAGCCGACTCGGACGAGACCGCCGACGCCGACGAGACCGCCGAGGCGGCCGACGCGGACGCCGACGAGGCAGGGACCGAGGAGCCCGCGGCCGAGGAGCCCGACCTCGACCCGATCGAGAAGCTCCGCCAGGAACTGCGCGTCCTCCCCGGCGAGTGGTACGTCATCCACACCTACGCCGGTTACGAGAACCGCGTGAAGACCAACCTCGAGCAGCGCGCCGTCTCGCTCAACGTCGAGGACTACATCTTCCAGGCCGAGGTGCCGCAGGAAGAGGTCGTCCAGATCAAGAACGGCGACCGCAAGACGATCCGCCAGAACAAGCTCCCCGGCTACGTCCTGGTCCGCATGGACCTGACCAACGAGTCCTGGGGTGTCGTCCGCAACACCCCCGGCGTCACCGGCTTCGTCGGCAACGCCTACGACCCGTACCCGCTGACGCTGGACGAGATCGTCAAGATGCTCGCCCCGGAGGCTGAGGAGAAGGCCGCCCGCGAGGCCGCCGAGGCCGAGGGCAAGCCGGCGCCGCAGCGCAAGGTCGAGGTCCAGGTCCTGGACTTCGAGGTCGGCGACTCGGTCACCGTCACCGACGGTCCGTTCGCGACGCTGCAGGCCACGATCAACGAGATCAACGCCGACTCGAAGAAGGTCAAGGGCCTCGTCGAGATCTTCGGCCGCGAGACCCCGGTCGAGCTGAGCTTCGACCAGATCCAGAAGAACTAG
- a CDS encoding MaoC family dehydratase N-terminal domain-containing protein, with product MALDQSFVGRAYPPTEPYEVGREKIREFAEAVGDTNPAYTDTEAAKALGHPDVIAPPTFVFSITFKAAGQVVQDPQLGLDYSRVVHGDQKFSYVRPVRAGDRLTVTSTIEAIKSMAGNDILDIRGEVHDEAGEHVVTAWTKLVARAAEEA from the coding sequence ATGGCGCTCGACCAGTCGTTCGTGGGGCGGGCCTATCCGCCCACCGAGCCCTACGAGGTGGGCCGGGAGAAGATCCGCGAGTTCGCGGAGGCGGTGGGGGACACCAACCCGGCGTACACCGACACCGAGGCCGCGAAGGCGCTCGGCCATCCGGATGTGATCGCGCCGCCCACCTTCGTGTTCTCGATCACGTTCAAGGCGGCCGGTCAGGTCGTCCAGGACCCGCAGCTCGGTCTGGACTACAGCCGGGTGGTGCACGGTGACCAGAAGTTCTCCTACGTCCGCCCGGTGCGGGCGGGAGACCGGCTCACGGTCACCTCGACGATCGAGGCGATCAAGTCGATGGCGGGCAACGACATCCTGGACATCCGCGGCGAGGTTCACGACGAGGCCGGCGAGCACGTCGTGACCGCCTGGACCAAGCTCGTGGCCCGTGCGGCCGAGGAGGCGTGA
- a CDS encoding UDP-N-acetylmuramate dehydrogenase, giving the protein MQELHDAPLAPLTTFRLGGPATRLVTATTDAEVIAAVREADDSGTPLLLIGGGSNLVIGDKGFDGTALHIATSGFSLDGTTLELAAGEIWTDAVARTVEAGLAGVECLAGIPGSAGATPIQNVGAYGQEVSSTITEVTAYDRRNRETIALSNAACAFTYRHSRFKAEPDRYVVLRVRFELEDAGGLSAPLRYAETARALGAEAGDRVPLTAARETVLKLRAGKGMVLDPEDHDTWSAGSFFTNPILTDAQFAAFRARVAERLGEAAEPPAFPAGEGRVKTSAAWLIDKAGFTKGYGTGPARISTKHTLALTNRGEATTEDLLALAREVVAGVHEAFGVTLVNEPVTVGVTL; this is encoded by the coding sequence GTGCAGGAACTCCACGACGCTCCCCTCGCCCCGCTGACCACCTTCCGGCTGGGAGGCCCCGCGACCCGGCTGGTCACGGCCACGACCGACGCCGAGGTGATCGCCGCCGTCCGCGAGGCCGACGACAGCGGCACGCCGCTGCTGCTCATCGGCGGCGGATCCAACCTGGTCATCGGCGACAAGGGCTTCGACGGCACCGCCCTGCACATCGCCACGAGCGGCTTCTCCCTCGACGGCACGACGCTGGAGCTGGCGGCCGGCGAGATCTGGACCGACGCCGTCGCCCGCACCGTCGAGGCCGGACTGGCGGGTGTCGAGTGCCTGGCCGGCATCCCCGGCTCGGCGGGTGCGACGCCCATCCAGAACGTCGGCGCGTACGGCCAGGAGGTCTCCTCCACGATCACCGAGGTCACCGCGTACGACCGCAGGAACCGGGAGACGATCGCCCTCTCCAACGCCGCCTGCGCCTTCACCTACCGCCACAGCCGCTTCAAGGCCGAGCCCGACCGGTACGTCGTCCTGCGGGTCCGCTTCGAACTGGAGGACGCCGGCGGCCTCTCCGCGCCGCTGCGCTACGCCGAGACGGCCCGCGCCCTCGGTGCCGAGGCGGGCGACCGGGTGCCGCTGACGGCCGCCCGGGAAACGGTGCTGAAGCTGCGCGCGGGGAAGGGCATGGTGCTGGACCCCGAGGACCACGACACCTGGTCGGCCGGGTCGTTCTTCACCAACCCGATCCTCACGGACGCCCAGTTCGCCGCGTTCCGCGCGCGCGTCGCCGAACGTCTCGGCGAGGCCGCGGAACCCCCCGCCTTCCCGGCCGGGGAGGGCCGCGTCAAGACCTCCGCGGCCTGGCTGATCGACAAGGCGGGCTTCACCAAGGGGTACGGCACCGGCCCGGCCCGCATCTCCACCAAGCACACCCTCGCCCTCACCAACCGCGGCGAGGCGACCACCGAGGATCTGCTCGCGCTGGCCCGGGAGGTCGTCGCCGGGGTCCACGAGGCCTTCGGCGTCACGCTGGTCAACGAACCGGTCACGGTGGGCGTCACCCTCTAG
- a CDS encoding MFS transporter encodes MSQQTPQRGTQRNGLGGGAVWALVITSVAGFMAALDNLVVTTALPSIREDLGGALHDLEWTVSAYTLTFAVLLMFGAALGDRFGRRRLFLVGITVFTAASAAAAMAPGIDSLIAARAVQGVGAAIMMPLTLTLLTAAVPAERRGMAYGIWGAVNGLAVASGPLVGGSLTEHISWQWIFWLNVPLGLALLPLARLRLAESHGPGARLDIPGTLLASGGLFGIVYGLVRGPVDGWTGAVVLTSLLAGAALLVGFVLYGTRAKNPMLPMRLFRSRAFSGVNAASLLMFLGMFGSIFLLSQYMQGVLGYSPTEAGLRMLPWTGMPMLVAPIAGILSDRVGGRPVVAAGLFLQAAGLGYLASVITADASYAIQLPGLIISGIGMALYFAPASALVMSSVAVREQGVASGANNALREVGGALGVAVMSSIFAAQGGYESAQSFVDGLRPAVAVGAALVALGGVAALVIPSRRRTDETAPADAPGTGPTPTTEPSPAPGAALATTARAASH; translated from the coding sequence ATGTCACAGCAGACGCCGCAGCGCGGCACACAGCGGAACGGACTCGGTGGGGGAGCGGTCTGGGCCCTCGTCATCACCAGCGTCGCCGGATTCATGGCGGCCCTGGACAATCTCGTCGTCACCACCGCCCTGCCCTCCATCCGCGAGGACCTGGGCGGAGCGCTGCACGACCTGGAATGGACCGTCAGCGCCTACACGCTCACCTTCGCCGTCCTCCTGATGTTCGGCGCCGCCCTCGGCGACCGGTTCGGCCGACGCCGGCTCTTCCTCGTCGGCATCACCGTCTTCACCGCCGCCTCCGCCGCCGCGGCCATGGCGCCCGGCATCGACTCGCTCATCGCGGCCCGCGCGGTTCAGGGGGTCGGCGCGGCGATCATGATGCCGCTCACCCTGACCCTGCTGACCGCCGCCGTGCCCGCCGAACGCCGCGGCATGGCGTACGGCATCTGGGGCGCCGTCAACGGGCTCGCGGTGGCTTCCGGCCCGCTGGTCGGCGGCAGCCTCACCGAACACATCTCCTGGCAGTGGATCTTCTGGCTGAACGTTCCGCTGGGGCTGGCCCTGCTGCCCCTCGCCCGGCTCCGCCTCGCCGAGTCGCACGGCCCCGGCGCCCGGCTCGACATCCCCGGCACACTGCTCGCCAGCGGCGGACTCTTCGGCATCGTCTACGGACTGGTCCGCGGACCCGTCGACGGCTGGACCGGTGCCGTCGTGCTGACCTCGCTCCTCGCCGGGGCCGCACTGCTGGTCGGCTTCGTCCTCTACGGCACCCGCGCCAAGAACCCCATGCTCCCGATGCGGCTCTTCCGCTCTCGTGCCTTCTCCGGCGTCAACGCGGCGAGCCTGCTGATGTTCCTCGGCATGTTCGGCTCGATCTTCCTGCTCAGCCAGTACATGCAGGGCGTGCTCGGCTACTCGCCCACCGAGGCGGGCCTGCGCATGCTGCCCTGGACGGGCATGCCGATGCTGGTCGCACCGATCGCCGGCATCCTCTCCGACCGCGTCGGAGGCCGCCCGGTCGTCGCCGCCGGACTCTTCCTCCAGGCGGCCGGTCTCGGCTACCTCGCCTCCGTGATCACCGCCGACGCGTCCTACGCGATCCAACTGCCCGGTCTGATCATCAGCGGAATCGGCATGGCCCTGTACTTCGCCCCCGCGTCCGCCCTGGTGATGTCCAGCGTCGCGGTGCGGGAGCAGGGCGTCGCGTCGGGCGCCAACAACGCCCTGCGCGAGGTGGGCGGCGCGCTCGGCGTCGCGGTCATGTCGTCGATCTTCGCGGCACAGGGCGGCTACGAGTCCGCGCAGTCCTTCGTCGACGGACTGCGGCCCGCGGTCGCGGTGGGCGCCGCGCTGGTGGCCCTCGGCGGCGTCGCGGCCCTGGTGATCCCGTCCCGCCGCCGCACCGACGAGACGGCGCCCGCGGACGCCCCCGGCACCGGCCCGACGCCGACGACGGAGCCCTCCCCGGCGCCCGGGGCGGCGCTCGCCACCACGGCACGGGCGGCCTCCCACTGA
- the rplK gene encoding 50S ribosomal protein L11 has protein sequence MPPKKKKVTGLIKLQIQAGAANPAPPVGPALGQHGVNIMEFCKAYNAATESQRGWVIPVEITVYEDRSFTFITKTPPAAKMILKAAGVEKGSGEPHKTKVAKITRDQVREIATTKMPDLNANDLDQAEKIIAGTARSMGVTVEG, from the coding sequence ATGCCTCCCAAGAAGAAGAAGGTCACGGGGCTCATCAAGCTCCAGATCCAGGCTGGTGCCGCGAACCCGGCCCCGCCGGTCGGCCCCGCGCTGGGTCAGCACGGCGTCAACATCATGGAGTTCTGCAAGGCCTACAACGCCGCGACCGAGTCGCAGCGCGGTTGGGTCATCCCGGTGGAGATCACGGTCTACGAGGACCGCTCCTTCACCTTCATCACCAAGACGCCGCCGGCCGCCAAGATGATCCTCAAGGCCGCGGGCGTGGAGAAGGGCTCCGGCGAGCCGCACAAGACCAAGGTCGCGAAGATCACGCGTGACCAGGTCCGTGAGATCGCCACCACCAAGATGCCCGACCTCAACGCCAACGACCTGGACCAGGCGGAGAAGATCATCGCCGGTACCGCTCGTTCCATGGGCGTCACGGTCGAGGGCTGA
- a CDS encoding MaoC family dehydratase: MKAKIAYSDVEVGTELPPQSFPVDRATLVRYAGASGDFNPIHWNEKFAKEVGLPDVIAHGMFTMAEAIRVVTDWTGDPGAVVEYGVRFTRPVVVPNDDRGAVIEVSGKVGAKLDDNTVRVDLTATSAGQKVLGMSRAVVRLG; the protein is encoded by the coding sequence GTGAAGGCGAAGATCGCGTACAGCGACGTCGAGGTCGGCACCGAACTGCCTCCGCAGAGCTTCCCCGTGGACCGCGCCACGCTCGTGCGGTACGCGGGTGCCTCCGGCGACTTCAACCCGATCCACTGGAACGAGAAGTTCGCCAAAGAGGTCGGCCTGCCGGACGTCATCGCGCACGGCATGTTCACCATGGCCGAGGCGATCCGCGTCGTCACCGACTGGACCGGGGACCCGGGCGCGGTCGTGGAGTACGGCGTCCGCTTCACCAGGCCCGTCGTCGTCCCGAACGACGACCGGGGCGCCGTGATCGAGGTCAGCGGCAAGGTGGGGGCCAAGCTCGACGACAACACCGTCCGCGTCGACCTCACGGCCACCAGCGCCGGCCAGAAGGTCCTCGGCATGTCCCGGGCGGTCGTACGACTGGGCTGA
- a CDS encoding pyridoxal phosphate-dependent aminotransferase, protein MSAATPPTERRVSARVGAISESATLAVDAKAKALKAAGRPVIGFGAGEPDFPTPDYIVEAAVEACKNPKFHRYTPAGGLPELKAAIAAKTLRDSGYEVDPSQILVTNGGKQAIYEAFAAILDPGDEVIVPAPYWTTYPESIRLAGGVPVDVVADETTGYRVTVEQLEAARTEKTKVVLFVSPSNPTGAVYGEAETEAIGQWAAEHGLWVLTDEIYEHLVYGDAVSVSLPALLPELRDKCIVVNGVAKTYAMTGWRVGWVIGPKDVVKAATNLQSHATSNVSNVSQAAALAAVSGDLDAVATMREAFDRRRRTIVRMLNEIDGVLCPEPEGAFYAYPSVKALLGKEIRGKRPQDSVELAALILEEAEVAVVPGEAFGTPGYLRLSYALGDEDLVEGVSRIQKLLAEAKD, encoded by the coding sequence ATGAGCGCTGCAACCCCTCCCACCGAGCGCCGGGTCTCCGCCCGAGTCGGCGCGATCTCCGAGTCCGCGACCCTCGCCGTGGATGCCAAGGCCAAGGCCCTCAAGGCCGCCGGACGTCCCGTGATCGGCTTCGGCGCGGGTGAGCCCGACTTCCCGACGCCGGACTACATCGTCGAGGCCGCCGTCGAGGCGTGCAAGAACCCGAAGTTCCACCGCTACACGCCGGCCGGCGGGCTGCCCGAGCTGAAGGCCGCCATCGCCGCGAAGACGCTGCGCGACTCCGGCTACGAGGTCGACCCGTCGCAGATCCTCGTCACCAACGGCGGCAAGCAGGCCATCTACGAGGCGTTCGCCGCGATCCTCGACCCGGGCGACGAGGTCATCGTCCCGGCGCCGTACTGGACGACGTACCCCGAGTCGATCCGGCTGGCCGGCGGTGTGCCCGTCGACGTCGTCGCCGACGAGACGACCGGCTACCGGGTGACGGTGGAGCAGCTGGAGGCCGCGCGCACGGAGAAGACCAAGGTCGTCCTCTTCGTGTCGCCGTCGAACCCGACGGGCGCCGTGTACGGCGAGGCCGAGACCGAGGCGATCGGCCAGTGGGCCGCCGAGCACGGCCTGTGGGTGCTGACCGACGAGATCTACGAGCACCTCGTCTACGGCGACGCGGTCTCCGTGTCCCTGCCGGCGCTGCTGCCGGAGCTGCGCGACAAGTGCATCGTGGTCAACGGCGTCGCGAAGACGTACGCGATGACCGGCTGGCGGGTCGGGTGGGTCATCGGCCCGAAGGACGTCGTCAAGGCCGCGACGAACCTCCAGTCGCACGCCACGTCCAACGTGTCCAACGTGTCCCAGGCGGCGGCGCTGGCCGCGGTCTCCGGCGACCTGGACGCCGTGGCGACCATGCGGGAGGCCTTCGACCGGCGCCGCCGGACGATCGTGCGGATGCTCAACGAGATCGACGGCGTGCTGTGCCCGGAGCCCGAGGGCGCGTTCTACGCCTACCCGTCGGTGAAGGCGCTGCTGGGCAAGGAGATCCGCGGGAAGCGTCCGCAGGACTCGGTGGAGCTGGCCGCGCTGATCCTGGAGGAGGCCGAGGTCGCGGTGGTGCCGGGTGAGGCGTTCGGCACGCCCGGGTACCTGCGGCTGTCGTACGCGCTCGGTGACGAGGACCTCGTCGAGGGCGTGAGCCGGATCCAGAAGCTGCTGGCGGAGGCGAAGGACTGA
- a CDS encoding TetR/AcrR family transcriptional regulator: protein MVRMSAEERRESVVRAATSEFARGGFYGTSTEAIAKRVGVSQPYLFRLFPGKKAIFLAVAERCLQDTRRVLEEASEGLHGEEALHAMAVAYGRLIAEQPEKLQMQLQVYVAVAAAEAAGDHEFGEMVRKGWLELWDAVRVPLGGDVDETTSFMAYGMLINTLAGMGFPPEHRIWEGLSVTTRFHRYQEEA, encoded by the coding sequence ATGGTCAGGATGAGCGCAGAGGAGCGGCGCGAAAGCGTCGTCCGCGCGGCGACGAGCGAGTTCGCCCGGGGTGGCTTCTACGGCACATCCACGGAGGCCATCGCCAAGCGGGTGGGAGTCTCCCAGCCGTACCTCTTCCGGCTCTTCCCGGGAAAGAAGGCGATCTTCCTCGCGGTGGCGGAGCGGTGTCTGCAGGACACGCGCCGGGTCTTGGAGGAGGCGTCCGAGGGGCTGCACGGCGAAGAGGCCCTGCACGCCATGGCCGTGGCCTACGGGCGGCTGATCGCCGAGCAGCCCGAGAAGCTGCAGATGCAGTTGCAGGTGTACGTCGCGGTCGCGGCGGCCGAGGCGGCCGGGGACCACGAGTTCGGCGAGATGGTGCGCAAGGGCTGGCTGGAGCTGTGGGACGCCGTGCGGGTGCCCCTCGGCGGCGACGTCGACGAGACGACCAGCTTCATGGCGTACGGCATGCTCATCAACACCCTGGCCGGCATGGGCTTCCCGCCGGAGCACCGGATCTGGGAGGGGCTTTCCGTCACGACGCGGTTCCACCGCTACCAGGAAGAGGCGTAG
- the rpmG gene encoding 50S ribosomal protein L33, giving the protein MAATDVRPKITLACVECKERNYITKKNRRNNPDRLEMKKHCPRCNAHTAHRETR; this is encoded by the coding sequence GTGGCTGCCACCGACGTCCGCCCGAAGATCACGCTGGCCTGCGTGGAGTGCAAGGAGCGGAACTACATCACCAAGAAGAACCGGCGTAACAACCCGGACCGACTGGAGATGAAGAAGCACTGCCCGCGTTGCAACGCGCACACCGCGCACCGCGAAACGCGATAA
- the secE gene encoding preprotein translocase subunit SecE has translation MTDAVGSIDMPDAQDEAPDSSKKSRKGGKRGKKGPLKRLALFYRQIVAELRKVVWPSRNQLTTYTTVVIIFVVIMIGLVTLIDYGFSHAAKYVFG, from the coding sequence GTGACGGACGCCGTGGGCTCCATCGACATGCCTGATGCCCAGGACGAGGCGCCGGACTCCAGCAAGAAGTCCCGCAAGGGCGGCAAGCGAGGCAAGAAGGGCCCGCTGAAGCGGCTCGCCCTCTTCTACCGCCAGATCGTCGCGGAACTGCGCAAGGTTGTCTGGCCGAGTCGTAACCAGCTGACGACGTACACCACCGTGGTGATCATCTTCGTGGTCATCATGATCGGCCTGGTGACTCTGATTGACTATGGCTTCTCTCACGCCGCCAAGTACGTCTTCGGCTGA